From the genome of Streptomyces sp. NBC_01317, one region includes:
- a CDS encoding GNAT family N-acetyltransferase, producing the protein MTDVTSAKSARRPHHWRRDLVELAALFTAVAVADAVANSIAHGPDGASLLIASAVVLLATATFHTWWARKHSHAPPEVVTGAGVTAPAADFGVPAETVLWRMRTTVRDEPGSLAALCVAFATRRVDILTLQTHPLSEGTVDEFLLRAPATLQARDLTREVAAAGGSGTWIERADAHDLVDTPTRVLGLATRTALDSAELPLALRQLLGRCTIHSRPAESAGGRRSGEGAPVEGALDETSMVLRDPSGGSITVERPYLPFTPTEFARARALVELDARLGPRMPVGQHILTLPEGEEITVRRADQDDLEAALAMHARCSARTLGLRYHGPAADADRYLDHLLSPRFGRTLAVETSSGNLVALGHLLWDGDETEVALIVEDAWQRRGIGAELLARLVELATEAHSGTVYAVTQSSHTAMVAAMRSLGLPLDYQIEEGTLVITARLEPKAARPLPPHGDSGLFEPDRSERRP; encoded by the coding sequence ATGACCGATGTGACTTCCGCGAAGAGTGCCCGCCGCCCCCACCACTGGCGACGGGATCTGGTCGAGCTGGCCGCCCTGTTCACCGCAGTGGCCGTCGCCGACGCCGTGGCCAATTCGATCGCGCACGGACCGGACGGCGCTTCCCTGCTGATCGCCTCGGCGGTCGTCCTGCTCGCCACGGCCACGTTCCACACGTGGTGGGCACGCAAGCACAGCCACGCACCCCCGGAGGTGGTCACCGGCGCCGGGGTGACCGCCCCGGCGGCGGACTTCGGCGTGCCGGCCGAGACGGTGCTCTGGCGGATGCGGACCACCGTCCGGGACGAGCCGGGCAGCCTGGCCGCCCTGTGCGTCGCGTTCGCGACGCGGCGCGTGGACATCCTCACCCTCCAGACCCACCCGCTCTCCGAGGGGACGGTGGACGAGTTCCTGCTGCGCGCCCCCGCCACGCTCCAGGCGAGGGACCTCACCCGCGAGGTCGCCGCCGCGGGCGGCAGCGGCACCTGGATCGAGCGCGCGGACGCGCACGACCTCGTGGACACCCCGACCCGGGTGCTCGGCCTCGCCACCCGTACCGCCCTGGACTCGGCCGAACTACCGCTGGCACTGCGCCAGTTGCTGGGCCGCTGCACGATCCACTCCCGGCCGGCCGAATCGGCCGGCGGACGGCGGAGCGGGGAGGGCGCACCGGTCGAGGGCGCGCTCGACGAGACGTCGATGGTGCTGCGCGACCCGAGCGGCGGGTCCATCACGGTCGAGCGGCCCTATCTGCCGTTCACCCCGACCGAGTTCGCGCGGGCCCGCGCGCTGGTCGAGCTGGACGCCCGGCTCGGTCCGCGCATGCCGGTGGGCCAGCACATCCTCACCCTCCCCGAGGGCGAGGAGATCACGGTACGGCGTGCCGACCAGGACGACCTCGAAGCCGCCCTGGCGATGCACGCCCGCTGCTCCGCCCGTACGCTCGGCCTGCGTTACCACGGCCCGGCGGCCGACGCGGACCGCTATCTGGACCACCTGCTCAGCCCGCGCTTCGGACGCACCCTGGCGGTCGAGACCTCCTCGGGGAACCTGGTCGCCCTCGGCCATCTGCTCTGGGACGGCGACGAGACGGAGGTCGCGCTGATCGTCGAGGACGCCTGGCAGCGGCGCGGTATCGGTGCCGAACTGCTCGCCCGGCTGGTCGAGTTGGCCACGGAGGCGCACAGCGGGACCGTATACGCCGTCACCCAGTCGTCCCACACCGCGATGGTCGCGGCGATGCGGAGCCTCGGCCTGCCGCTCGACTACCAGATCGAGGAGGGCACCCTGGTCATCACGGCCCGGCTGGAGCCGAAGGCGGCCCGGCCGCTTCCGCCGCACGGGGATTCCGGCCTGTTCGAACCGGACCGCTCCGAGCGCCGTCCGTAG